The Elusimicrobiota bacterium sequence TGTATGCGGGCATGATGCCGATTTTGCACTCTCCCGGTGTAATTAGGCCGGGTCCGTTGGGTCCGATCAGATGCCCTGGCCAACGGGATTCGGCGAGTCGCATTTTCACCCGCGACATATCCAGAATGGGAATTCCTTCGGTAATGCAGGCAATCAAGGAAACACCAGCGCCGGCCGCTTCCAAAATGGCATCAGCGGCAAAAGGGGCCGGAACGAAAATCAGGGAGGCGTTGGCGCCGGTGGCCTGGACCGCGGCTTCAACCGTATCAAAAACAGGGATCGCATCAACATGGGTTCCACCTTTTCCTGGCGTCACGCCGCCCACCACCTGCGTGCCATAGGACAGACACGCCCTGGCATGAAAGGAACCGGCTGTCCCGGTGATGCCTTGAACAAGAACCTTGGTGTTTTTGTCTACAAGAATGCTCATACTCACTTGCCCCTCGCCCGCGGGACGCGGGAGAAGGGGCCGTTATCCTTTCGTCAAAGCCACAATCTTCTCCGCCGCTTCCTTTAAATTTATCGCTGACTCCAGCGCGATGCCGGAGTTTTTCAATATCGTCCGTCCCTCGTCCACATTCGTTCCCTCAAACCGCACCACCAGAGGCACGTTTAACCCCATTGATTGGGCCACATCAACCAAGCTGCTGGCGACAACATCACATTTCACAATGCCACCGAAGATGTTCACAAGAATTCCCTTCACATTCGAATCCGAAAGAAGGATGCGGAAAGCCTCCGCGACTTGCGACGCGCTGGCGCCGCCGCCGACATCCAGAAAGTTCGCGGGTTCTGCGCCATGATGCTTAATGAGATCCATCGTGGCCATGGCCAGTCCCGCCCCATTGACCAAGCAACCGATGGTCCCGGTCAAGGCGATATAATTCACCCCTGCCTTTGACGCGCGCGCGTCCAGCGGATTTTCCTCCGAAGGGTCCTGCCATTCCTGTGCCTCCGGGTGGCGGAATAACGCATTATCATCCAGCACCATTTTCGCATCCAGCCCAATCGCCTGGCCCTGATCTGTCAATCCCAGCGGGTTGATTTCGATCAAAGAAGCGTCCTGTGCGAGAAATGTTTTGGCTACCGTCTGAATAACATCGGTAACTGACACAAGCATCTGGCCTTGCAGTCCGAGACGCTTGGCAAAAACCCTTGCCTGATAAGGCTGAACGCCTGTCCATGGATCCACAGGCGCGTAAACAATTTCATCCGGATGGGACTGAGCCAGCACTTCGATGTCTATCCCTCCATGAACGGAAGCCATGAGGATGGGTTGGCCCTTCGATCGATCCAGCACGCAAGCCAGATAGAGCTCCCGCGACACGGACTGAGACTGCTCCACATAGAGTTTGCGCACGACAACCCCTCGCGGGCCGGTCTGCAAGGTCACCAGGGCTTTGCCAAAAAGGGATTGAACCATAGACGTCACTTCGGAAGGGGTTTGCGCTTTCAGAATGCCGCCGGCTTGACCTCGTCCTCCGGCATGGATCTGAGCTTTGACCACCCAGGGCCCAGCGGTCAATCGGCCGAGGACCCCGGCAATGTCCTGTGGAGACGTCAGCAGCACACCGGGAGGGATGGGAAGACCGTCTTTCGCGAGGATGGATTTGGCTTGATATTCGTGCAGCTTCACAGCCGCGGCGAAGGTGAAGCGGGCGCTTCACCACGGGCAGACAACGGCGCGTAGATCAATTCCGAAGGACCGACGTAGTTGGTCAACGGACGAATCAAACGATTGTTCTGATACTGCTCGATAAAATGCGTGCACCACCCGATGACCCGGCTCATCGCAAAAATAAGCGGATACAAATCGATCTCGATGCCGAGATACTGGTAGACCGAAGCGGAATAGAAATCCATATTGGGATGGATTTTCTTCTGGCCCATCATCAGCCGCTCGATGACCTCGGACATTTCAAACCATTTGGCCGGACCGACCCTCTGGCTGAGCTCCTTCGACATTTCTTTCAGAATGGCCGCGCGCGGATCAATGGTGGTATACACCCGGTGACCGAATCCCATGACCTTCTTTTTGGCCGCCAGCAATTCCCGGATGAACGGCTCGGCCTTGTCGACGGTGCCAATGGCCTGCAGCATCTCCATGACTTTCTGGTTGGCGCCGCCGTGAAGCGGCCCTTTGAGCGTTCCGACCGCCGACGTCACGCCCGAGTAGATGTCGGATAATGTTGAGATGGTGACCCGACCGGCGAACGTGGATGCATTCAATTCATGGTCCGCCTGCAAAATCAAGGCGATGTCCATGGCCCGGCGGGAGAGGTCATCGGCTTGTTCTCCGGTCAGCATATAAAGAAAATTGGCGGCATGATTCAGCGCCGGGTCTGGTTCGATCAGCGGTTTTTTACGACGGATACGCTCAATGGCCGCGGTTAATGTTCCCAGCTGCGCGGTGAGTCGGATGGCCTTGCGGAGATTGGCAGGCTCGCTGTTATCATCGGCCTCGGGATCAAAAGCCGCCAGCGCGGAGACCGCGGTGCGCAACCAGCTGATCGGGTCGGTTTTCAGAGGGACGGCTTTCAGAATTCGAACGAGCCCCTCGGGAATGGCTCGATTGGCGCGCAACATTTTTTCAAATGCCCGGAGCGGCGCTTCCTGGGGGAGTTGACCGTGCAACAGCAGAAAGGCGACTTCCTCGTACGTGGATTTTTTGGCCAATTCATTGACGTCATATCCCCGATAACGGAGGATCCCTTTTTCTCCATCGATAAAGGTTATCGTCGACGTGGTCACCACCACATCTTCGAGCCCAATGAGCGGTTCAGGCATGATCAACATCCTTCTCTAGCGGCGTGCGCCGCGGATAAATCCAAGGAACTCTTCCCGCGTTCTGTGATCGCTTCTGAAAACACCCTCCATGGCGCTGGTCACCGTCGGAGAGCTCTTGCTCTGCGGCCCCCGCATTTCCATGCACAGGTGCCGGGCCTCCATCACCACCGCCACCCCCATGGGTTTAACCTTCTGCCGGATGACCTCGGCGATCTGCGACGTGAGACGTTCCTGCACCTGCAGACGCCGGCAAAACGCGTCGACGACCCGCGGGATCTTGCTCAGCCCGATCACTTTGCCGTTGGGAACATAGGCGACATGGCATTTCCCGAAAAAAGGAAGCAGATGATGCTCGCAAAGGGAATAAAAGTCCATATCCTTAACAACAACCATTTCGCTGTAAGGAACATCAAAAAGAGCGCCGTTGATGAGCTCGTCGATATCCACCGCATAACCGCTTGTCAACTCACGCAGAGACCGGACCACTCGCATGGGCGTTTTCAACAATCCCTCCCGTTTCGGGTCTTCGCCCAGTCCGATCAGCAGCTCGCGAACGAGCGGAGCCAGATCGGGCTCGTCCAAGTGATGGGGCAGAAGGTTCGAATGGTCCATTGTTTTCATATCGAGGGACTAATTATACCTAAAAATACCCGAACGGCTTGGAGCAGGCGGTCGCATTCGTGTATCATTAAATTCTCATGAGAGTCATCGAAGTGGCCATGGAAATTGCGTACCCGCCGGAGCTGCTGGAAGCGGTGTGGGCGCGCTACGGCTTCCGCCCGGCTCGCGAAGTGGCCATGTCCTCATCGGTCGGCGGCATCGGCCCCTTGCTGCGGGAGCGAATCGTTTGCCAGGCGGAAAAGGGCGTCGAGGTCATCGGCGTTTCGCTTCTCTATGAAACCACGTGGATCCAATGCTGGTTCGAATGGGGCCAGCTGCATCTGGAAAAGCGGGAGGTCCTTCCTTACCTCAAGGAATTTCTGAAAGAGACCGGGATCGAACTGACGCTTCCGATGTACGACGGGACCGAAGCCAAGATCAAGGTTTGGCAAATCCCTTACGGAAAAACATCCGTTTATTTCCTCGAGGCCCCCCCCCTGACCCATGTGGTTTATCCCAGCGAAGAAGATGCGCCGTCCAAACAGGCTCATCCGGGTGCCTGGGCGGAGGAGTTGCGGCTTAAGCAAAGCTGGCTCGTCGGACGTGGCGCGCTGGCCCTGGCCAAGACGCTGAACTTTCAGCCGGAGTTGATCGTTCAGAGTGAAACCCCGACGCTGTTCGCCAACCACCGGCTGGCTCAGGATGCCTTTCAGCAGGATCCATTCTTCGAGAACACCCGCTATATTTTTAATGACCACACCCCGATGGAATACGCCCATCCCATCTGGTCCCGCAAGGCCATTACGCGTCTCAAACTGGACGCGTCCGCCTATGTCCCGCCGCCCGCTCTGGTCGGCCTGCCGGCCGGACATACCAGCGCATCCGACAAAGGAGACATCGACATCACCCGTCTTCTGGTCGGCTCCGTGGAAGGGGCCTTCGGCGTCTCGCAAAAACACGGCCGCGTCATGCGTGAAATGCCGTCTTTAAAAGGATACAACGACAAAATCGAATCGATCACCAACGGCGTCTACACCCCGTACTGGCAGGCGCCGGAGTATCAAACCGCCGCCGCTCTCAGCGACGACGCGCTGATCCAGCTGAAAGAAAAAAAGAAAACGGAACTGCTCGATTGGGTCTGGCGGCACTATGGTCTCTGGCACACCTGGAAAGAACAGGTTCAGGGGAAAACCGTTGTCTTGTGGACACGGCGGATCACCGGATACAAACGGATGGACCTGCTCTGGACTATCTGCAAAGACGCCAACTTCAAACGTCAGTTTTTAGAAACCGACATCGTGCTTTTTATCGGCGGCCGCATTCACCAGCATGACGACCAGGCCCAAACCACGGTATACAACCTCCTGGACCTTATCGCGCTCGATAAGATGCTTCAAGAACGCATCGTGTTCCTGGATAATTTCAACGTCTGGATGGCGCCCCACCTGTTCCAGGGCGCGGATGCCGCCATCATGCTGGCCGACGACGGGAGGGAAGCTTCCGCCACAGGCTTTATGAAGGCTCAAATTAATGGGGAAATTATCATCGCAACTGAAGACGGCGCCATTCCGGAATCCGTGACCTTTATGGGCCGGGAAAAACAGGGGCAAGTCCCCAATGGAATTGAAGTGCGCTACTGGCATGGACATCCGACCACCGACGAACTCCTCCGCGCGCTTAAAACCCTGAAGCACGCCCTCAAAGATCCAGCGCATCACGCAGCGATGTTCCGCTCCGCCCTGGCCGCGCAATCGATGGTCAGCGTCGAACGCACCGTGACCGATACCCTGGCTCTTTACCAACGTGTGATGGAAAGACCCCTGGCCATTTCGACAGCTCAACCCCAACCGTCTCTCTAAACGTTAAGGACAGGAGGCGTTGGTGCCAGACCAGCCGCAGGAGATCTCCCGCCAAGCGGTACGGGTGGGTGTAGAACCCTGGGTATGCACACTTGCGGCGACGGTGTTGTCAAAGTAGACCGTGAAATTCGATGTCGTGAGCGTCGCCGTTCCAGGGGTGTAGACGGCGCCATGGAACCGGCCGTTGCCGCCTCCGTTAAGACCCGCCGCCCCTCCGGCGAAGATGAACCCATGAACCAGAATGCCGGTTAGATTGTAGGTCACTCCCGTGGCCACATAATCCGCCGCCTCAGCCGCTGCGTAAGTGGCGGGGGCGCCCGGATCAAAAACCTTATAGGTGGCCCAGTCATAGTAGTATTCCTGCCAGGCCAGGGGAGGAACGGTGGCGACATCCGTAACGCCGTTGGCTGAGCCGCCATTGCCGCTGACCGTGATATTGTTGCCGCAGATCAGAGTTCCTTCGATAAAGTTGCCGCCGCTTCCGGCCTGGAGAGTACAATCGCCCGTGATATAAAAGACGTTTCCGGTCGTATCCTGGCATCCTTTGAAAGACTTATTTCCATTGACGAAATACGCACCGCAATCGGCATCGGCTGACGTGCCGGCGGCCGTGGCAGCGGCCTGATAATAAGCGAAGTCAAGGCTCGGAAACGGCGGCAGATCGGTCCGGAAGGACCACCACTGATAACTGTCCGTATTGGGCGGCGTGCCGCCGTTGGAATCCTGGGGCGTAACGTTCCCCGTGGAATAAAAACGCGGGTAGGTTCGTCCGCCAGTGGCGATGCTGGTCAAAGAAGTCACCGACCCCCAATGCACGTCAACGGAGGCTCCGAAACTGGCGGTATCCTGCGCGCCGATTGAATAATTTCCAAGACCGGCGGTCGCATACGTGGCCTGGACCGCACGAACTTCCTTATGATCGCGGTCCCTCCCCACTCCGGTGATGGAGATCGAATTCGCTCCCAGCCTGGCGAAGCGGATCTGATACTCGCCTCCGGAGATTCCCGTATAGGTTTGATCAAAGTTGAAACCGGAAGGAATGACGTAATTCAGAACGCTTTGATAGGTCGCCGAGGACAGGATCATCTGGCGATAGCCGTCTTCCACCGCCGCCTCCGCGACATGGAAAGCGCGGGTGGTCCGCTGGCCTTTCAACGTCCAATCCGATTCCTGTTGGGTCTGCCGTACCAGAAACGGCACCAGGATCGCCAGAATCAGCAGAAGCACGATGGCCCCCACGAGGACTTGGCCGCCGCGGTGACGGAGCCGCTGAATGTCGTTTCCAAAAATCATCAGTTCATCACCCTAACCTTTTCAATGGAAAGTTCAAGCGCCTTTTTCTGCCCCTCATAGATCCCCTTTTCCATGGTCAACGCCACCGAAATAATGGTGGGGTCATCTGACCGGGGATAGGTGAAAGCCAGATAACGGAGCGTTCGGGCCAGCGGGGTGGTGTGAGTCGAGCCGCCGGCCGTCACCGATTGAATCAGTTGTTTTCCCGATTGATAAAAAATGATCGTGTCCCCATCCAGGTTTTGAAAGGTAATCCGGCTGCCTCCCGGCTGTCCGGAAACCTGGTCAATAACGATGGACGAGGACACCGCCTGCCGCAACGTGCGATTGATGACGTCAAGGCAGACCCGCGCATCCTGCTGAATCTCGGCCCGGGTGGAATGCATCATAAAGAAGCGGACCACATTAACGATGATCGGTGGTCCCACCATCGCCACGATGCCGAGAATAGTGACCACCAGCAAGGTTTCTACGAGAGTAAATCCCTTCGCGTTTTTCACCATGATAAATCCTGTGTCATGATCACCCCGCCGGTCGTCACCGTTACGGGATAAGGACCGACTCGGACGGTCGTGGGGGTGTTCCCGCTGAAAGTTGTATACCAGGCATAGAGCAGGTAGGGCGCGGTACCGGAACGAACATCCAGGGTGTACTCTCCGGTGGCCTGGCTGGAGGTGGCGTAATAACAGGGAGAGCAAAGCGGCCCGGTTGCTCCGGCAAGGCTGGGCGGCGGAGAGCTTGATGTTCCGCTCAATGTCGAGGTACTGGCCATCACCAGAACACCGGTGTTAATAGGCGCCCCGCTCGCCAGCACCTGTCCGGTGATCTGGCCGAGGGAACTGCTGACGGTGAAAGTGGAGAGGATCAGCGTTGAGCCGGGTGCGCTGAGACTGACCGACGTTAGTTCCGTCGGCGAAGACGATTCGGCCGCATCAAGCTGCGGCTCAATGGTATAGGTCCCTGTCGCCAGGTTCACGAGATAAAAATAGCCGGATTGATCCGAAGTCGCTTGAGCCATCTGACTGCCGGATTTTAATGCCACCGCGACACGTCCCGGAAGCGGCGTTCCGGAGCTGGTCTGGAAGCATCCCCGCATTCTTCCGCCCTGGGAAAGATAAAAGTTGATCGGGTCGTAAGACGACCCTGCGATCAGGGTCAATTCGGTACTTTCCAAGGTATAGGCGGGCATCCCGTAATCCGCATTGGCAATCACCTGGACCTGACCCGCGGGAGCGCGGAGCAGATACCGTCCTGAGGCTCCTGTATAAGTCGATGCTTCTCCTCCGGCCACCTTGACACCTTCCAGAGGTGATCCCGCAGCGGTATAGACACTGCCGGACACGAAAGCATAATCGGTAACGTTTTGCAGGAGCACGTTGGTCTGACCCGTGGCAGGCCAGACCGGCAAGGTCGAGCCGTTCGGAACCCCGGTGGAAACCCCTGCGGGGACCACCACGTTGCCGATTTCCGAATAATAAGAGTTCAGCATTGAAAATAAAGTCCACGTCCCTGTGGCGACGCCTACGAGCGAAAAAGAACAGACCGGGTCTCCTGACACCGTGGTATCCGTGCAGGCGGTGGTGGCGGACAGACCGTCATCGATATTAATGAGTGCTCCGCTTGCCGGGGTCCCGGACACGACCAATTCGATATCGGAACGGTTTCGGGGCGGATACACAACTGAACTGGAGGCAATCCAGTCCGTGTTGTTGTTGTTACTGTCATAGGAACGGCCATAACCGGAGGTCACACCACCAGGGATCGATTTCCGAACGTACTGTTCCTCCCTTTCCAGGCCGATGACCTGAGACAACGGACTCCCTTCATAGAGACCGGGGGAGTTCCCGCCAATCTTCCATCCGAATGCATCCAGCGAGGTCATCCCGCCGGCCTGCACAATCGACAGTCCCTGCGCGTCATTGCCCGGATCATAAGTGGCCACTTTCAGGATATTCGGAAAATCTAAATTGCTTGTCTGGTAGACAGCATCCGCCGTTCGAGTCACGCCGGCGGCTGTGATGGTGGTTGTATTGGCGATCAGGAAATAACCCCCGGGCGAGATGCTCGAATCGATCACCGCGTAATCGAGTGTAATCTGGGTAGGAGATCCGGCGGACCCGCGCTGATAATACAGGTTGATGTTGGAAATCGCCATTCCCGTCACCATGCGGACATAGGACGTGGTGGGGTTGAATAACTCGATATACTCCTGATCAAACCCGGACGCCGAAACGGTGCTACCGACGACCTGACTGATGACCGGATGGGTAATCACATAGGCATAGCCGGTCACCGTACCGCTGGCAATCAGACTCATAGAGAAATTCTGGGTGACGTTGGCTCCGGCGGCAACGGACAACAGGCCGCTGGTCTTGCTGTAATACCCGGTGGCTGAGGCCTGAAGGGTGTACGAACCGGGACTCACGTTAAAAGAATAATATCCGGAACTGTCTGCGGAGCCATACCACGAAGGGTTTTCCAGCACCTTTACCAGTGCACTGGGGAGGCTCCCTCCGCCGGATTTCGTTACGGTGCCGGAAAGAGTCGAATTGAGCGGGTCCGCCGCAGGGTTCACCAGTAGATTACTGAGTTCGGAATACTGCCACCCGCGTTCACTTTGCCAGAGGGTGTATACCGTGACTTTTTTAGCTCCCGTGTCGCTGTTATTCCAGGGGAGGACGGAAACAGCGCTTCCATTCCGGGAGGCGAAATCCACTCGTGTCGCACGGATAAATTGAACCCCACCCTCGACGATGGTTTGGGATGGGTAATTGCCGATATCGTAGGCAATCGGCGGTGTAAAATTTGAATTCGAGTGAGTGGCTGTTGTGACCAGCAGCATGTAATACGACAAATTCTTGAGTTTTTCGATCTGCTCCTGCCCAAGGTTACTGGCCAGGCTTTTGGTTCGGGACTGGACCAGGGAGGTCGACATATAACGGAACGTCCCGATGGCTGCCAGAACACTGATACTGATAATCGAGATGGCGATCATCAGTTCGACCAACGTCATGCCGCGATTCCCCGAGAAACGGTTCCCCCCCGTTTTTATCATGATCAGTATTTACATAGATTAACACTAAATTGCAACTTAATTATAATTGAATTGATATTTTTTACAGCTCTGATATAGACGAAGAATTCAATGCGATTCTATTAGACATCAGTAGTTAGGATTAGGGATTAGGGGACGCTGTTTAGTTTTGCACTTTTTCGTCATCAGCGTCGTCAATTCGAGAAAAAGTGCAAAACTAAACAGCGTCCCCTACCCCCCTACCCCATTCGAGGGAGGGTCAGCGTGAAGCGTGTCCCGCGGCCCAATCCTTCGCTGTGGGCATGAATCGAACCACCGTGTTTATCCAGAATACGCAACGCCGCGGAAAGACCTAAACCACTCCCCTGATTCATCTTGGTCGTAAAGAATGGCCGGAAAATCGTTTCGAGCTGATCCGGGTTAATACCGACTCCGCTGTCCGCAATCACCACGTCAAACATTTCCTGGTCTTTGGACCGCAGACGCCACCATTTCCCCCGGCGTATCCAATACAACCCCAGTTCAAGATCACCGCCCTCCGGCATCGCCTCCACCGCATTCTGCAGGACCGCCACAATGGCCTCTGCCAAAAGAACGGAATCGCCCTGAACGATAGACGGGGTATCCATCCCCTGGACATTCAGCCGAATGCCCTGTCGGGGAAGCTGCGGCTGAACCGTATCCAGCGCGCACTGAATGGCATCCCGTAAATCCATTCGCTGCACATCGATTTCTTCAATACGGCCCAGGTTGAGCAGCTTCTGAAGGATGGTCTTACAGTGGTCTACCTCCTGCTGAATCTGCACCAGATCTTTCTTCATTTTCGCAGGAAGATCACGCTGGTACGACAACACTTCGGCATTCACCCGGATGGTGGTCAAAGGCGCCTTGATCCGATGAGCAATTTCAGCGGAAATCTGCCCCAGAACCACCAGCCGTTCCATATGGAAAAGACGCTCACGGTGCTGCAACTCCATCTTTTTCCGATCTTCGTTCGAATCCCGGGACAGCATGGCTGTAAAGGCAGCGACGATCCAGAGATACGGAATGCGCAGCCAGAACTCGGTTCCAATCGTGATTTGGCTCGAGGACCGCAAGGAAGAATAGGCATATAAAAGAGTCGCCAATGATGCGATGATGAAACTCTGAAGCATATTCTGCGTCAGAGCTGTTCCCAGGATCACCAGAAAATAGGTCAGGTAAAGATCAGAATCCGGGCGCTGAGCCCACTGCAAAATGACGGAGGAAATAATCACATCAACAACAAACAAGGCTGCCTGGATTTTGGACTGCGCAAGCCATCCGAGAGGCGCCAAAGCCACAAAAGCGAGCAGCCCACTTAACCCTGAAACTAAGAAAATCCAGCAGATAACGGATTCTACCGCGAGCTCTTTGTGATAGAGAAAAAAGAGCAGCAGGATGACGGTCAAAAGACCTTGAAAAATGAAGTAGGTACTTCGACGTTCACTCATGAGGGAGGGGAGAAGCGGTATCCCGACTTCGGGATGGTTTCAATCCAGCGGGCGTTTGGCCCAAGTTTTTTGCGCAGGTTTTTGATATGGGTGTCGAGGCTGCGCGTGGAGACATCCGAACCGTAACTGGATGTGTTTTCAATCAGATACGACCGTGTCAGTGTTTTGCCCGGTCGAGTCGCCAGGAGACAGAGGACTTCGAATTCCCTCGGTTGGAGGTGGAGACGTTTGCCGTTGAGGGAAGCGATGCGATTGATTGAATCGAGAACGAATCCCCGGACACGAATCACTTTTTCTTCTTGTGCCTGCAAACGCGTCCGCCGCAGGACCGCCTGAATGCGTGCCAGAAGCTCCATGGCCCCAAAGGGCTTGCACACATAATCATCAGCCCCCAGATTTAATCCCAGTACACGATCCCCTTCACTGGAAAGGCCTGTCAGGAAAATTACAGGAATTCGCTTGGTTGCCGCATTCTCCTTCAGGTTTTTTAAAATTTGGCGGCCATCCCCCCCCGGCAATTTAATATCGAGGAGAATTAAATCCGGTTTATAGGCAACCGCCTCCCGGAGGCCCCCTTCCGGAGAGCTCACGGAACGGAATGAAATTCCAGGCTCTAAAGAAAAGGTCTTCTTTATCGCCTCGGTAATCCCGGGATCATCTTCCACAACGAGAATTCGCGGCATGGTTCTTTCACCAATTCACAATTTGCACACACTCCACACACACAATATTCACCCAAGGTGCTTAGACTTAGAGCGTGGCCCGATTAACTTTCCTTAACCGTTTATATAGGGTTTGGCCTGATTTTCAAGGGAAATCAGGGCTGTCGCTGGTCGAACTGATGGTGACCATTATGGTCCTCGGTATTGGCATTATCGCCAGTTTCGGGGCTTTTGGCGGCATCCAGAAAGCCATCCAGTACTCCAAGGCCAGGACCTTGAGCTCCAACCTGGCACATGAAAAGATGCAGATCGTCATGCAGAAACCCTACTATGAAATCCTCGTCACAACAAACCCGGCTTATGATACGCGCTTTACCCCCTACCTTCCCTATGACCCAGGTTACTTCCCTCCGGAAACACTATTGGAAGGGAGCATCCGGTTTACGCGCCTGACCTATATTCAAGTGGTGCAGGAAAACTCAGGCGTTATTCAAGTGCTTCCTCCCGGCTCCGGAGACACCGGGATGCGCCAGGTCACGGTGTCTGTTGTCTGGCAAAACGGCTCGGACTACAGATTTCACAGTTTACAGAATGTCATCAACAACCCGAACACCATCATGTCCAACGCCGTTATTAAAGGCCGGGTGAGTGACACGCTCACCACCGCAGGGGTCCCCTCCGCCCTGGTGGATGCCGCTGAAAACGTTGGCTGGCGGGACACCTCGAACGCCTCGGGAGACTACACGATCAATCTGGCTCCGGGGACATTTAATTTCGTCGCCACCGCTCAAGGCTACTATCCCAAAACCGTCATGGTTTCCATCGCGCCCAACACCACGGTCACTCAAGATTTTTCATTAACTCCCATCAGCACCGGCACGATCCAAGGGAACGCCTGGGTCAACAACCATCTGGTCATCAGCCAGGTGGTCGCCAG is a genomic window containing:
- a CDS encoding carboxypeptidase-like regulatory domain-containing protein; this translates as MIKTGGNRFSGNRGMTLVELMIAISIISISVLAAIGTFRYMSTSLVQSRTKSLASNLGQEQIEKLKNLSYYMLLVTTATHSNSNFTPPIAYDIGNYPSQTIVEGGVQFIRATRVDFASRNGSAVSVLPWNNSDTGAKKVTVYTLWQSERGWQYSELSNLLVNPAADPLNSTLSGTVTKSGGGSLPSALVKVLENPSWYGSADSSGYYSFNVSPGSYTLQASATGYYSKTSGLLSVAAGANVTQNFSMSLIASGTVTGYAYVITHPVISQVVGSTVSASGFDQEYIELFNPTTSYVRMVTGMAISNINLYYQRGSAGSPTQITLDYAVIDSSISPGGYFLIANTTTITAAGVTRTADAVYQTSNLDFPNILKVATYDPGNDAQGLSIVQAGGMTSLDAFGWKIGGNSPGLYEGSPLSQVIGLEREEQYVRKSIPGGVTSGYGRSYDSNNNNTDWIASSSVVYPPRNRSDIELVVSGTPASGALINIDDGLSATTACTDTTVSGDPVCSFSLVGVATGTWTLFSMLNSYYSEIGNVVVPAGVSTGVPNGSTLPVWPATGQTNVLLQNVTDYAFVSGSVYTAAGSPLEGVKVAGGEASTYTGASGRYLLRAPAGQVQVIANADYGMPAYTLESTELTLIAGSSYDPINFYLSQGGRMRGCFQTSSGTPLPGRVAVALKSGSQMAQATSDQSGYFYLVNLATGTYTIEPQLDAAESSSPTELTSVSLSAPGSTLILSTFTVSSSLGQITGQVLASGAPINTGVLVMASTSTLSGTSSSPPPSLAGATGPLCSPCYYATSSQATGEYTLDVRSGTAPYLLYAWYTTFSGNTPTTVRVGPYPVTVTTGGVIMTQDLSW
- a CDS encoding citrate synthase, encoding MPEPLIGLEDVVVTTSTITFIDGEKGILRYRGYDVNELAKKSTYEEVAFLLLHGQLPQEAPLRAFEKMLRANRAIPEGLVRILKAVPLKTDPISWLRTAVSALAAFDPEADDNSEPANLRKAIRLTAQLGTLTAAIERIRRKKPLIEPDPALNHAANFLYMLTGEQADDLSRRAMDIALILQADHELNASTFAGRVTISTLSDIYSGVTSAVGTLKGPLHGGANQKVMEMLQAIGTVDKAEPFIRELLAAKKKVMGFGHRVYTTIDPRAAILKEMSKELSQRVGPAKWFEMSEVIERLMMGQKKIHPNMDFYSASVYQYLGIEIDLYPLIFAMSRVIGWCTHFIEQYQNNRLIRPLTNYVGPSELIYAPLSARGEAPASPSPRL
- the folE gene encoding GTP cyclohydrolase I FolE, whose translation is MDHSNLLPHHLDEPDLAPLVRELLIGLGEDPKREGLLKTPMRVVRSLRELTSGYAVDIDELINGALFDVPYSEMVVVKDMDFYSLCEHHLLPFFGKCHVAYVPNGKVIGLSKIPRVVDAFCRRLQVQERLTSQIAEVIRQKVKPMGVAVVMEARHLCMEMRGPQSKSSPTVTSAMEGVFRSDHRTREEFLGFIRGARR
- the sucC gene encoding ADP-forming succinate--CoA ligase subunit beta, producing MKLHEYQAKSILAKDGLPIPPGVLLTSPQDIAGVLGRLTAGPWVVKAQIHAGGRGQAGGILKAQTPSEVTSMVQSLFGKALVTLQTGPRGVVVRKLYVEQSQSVSRELYLACVLDRSKGQPILMASVHGGIDIEVLAQSHPDEIVYAPVDPWTGVQPYQARVFAKRLGLQGQMLVSVTDVIQTVAKTFLAQDASLIEINPLGLTDQGQAIGLDAKMVLDDNALFRHPEAQEWQDPSEENPLDARASKAGVNYIALTGTIGCLVNGAGLAMATMDLIKHHGAEPANFLDVGGGASASQVAEAFRILLSDSNVKGILVNIFGGIVKCDVVASSLVDVAQSMGLNVPLVVRFEGTNVDEGRTILKNSGIALESAINLKEAAEKIVALTKG
- a CDS encoding type II secretion system protein, with amino-acid sequence MVKNAKGFTLVETLLVVTILGIVAMVGPPIIVNVVRFFMMHSTRAEIQQDARVCLDVINRTLRQAVSSSIVIDQVSGQPGGSRITFQNLDGDTIIFYQSGKQLIQSVTAGGSTHTTPLARTLRYLAFTYPRSDDPTIISVALTMEKGIYEGQKKALELSIEKVRVMN
- a CDS encoding ATP-binding protein encodes the protein MSERRSTYFIFQGLLTVILLLFFLYHKELAVESVICWIFLVSGLSGLLAFVALAPLGWLAQSKIQAALFVVDVIISSVILQWAQRPDSDLYLTYFLVILGTALTQNMLQSFIIASLATLLYAYSSLRSSSQITIGTEFWLRIPYLWIVAAFTAMLSRDSNEDRKKMELQHRERLFHMERLVVLGQISAEIAHRIKAPLTTIRVNAEVLSYQRDLPAKMKKDLVQIQQEVDHCKTILQKLLNLGRIEEIDVQRMDLRDAIQCALDTVQPQLPRQGIRLNVQGMDTPSIVQGDSVLLAEAIVAVLQNAVEAMPEGGDLELGLYWIRRGKWWRLRSKDQEMFDVVIADSGVGINPDQLETIFRPFFTTKMNQGSGLGLSAALRILDKHGGSIHAHSEGLGRGTRFTLTLPRMG
- a CDS encoding glycogen/starch/alpha-glucan phosphorylase, which translates into the protein MRVIEVAMEIAYPPELLEAVWARYGFRPAREVAMSSSVGGIGPLLRERIVCQAEKGVEVIGVSLLYETTWIQCWFEWGQLHLEKREVLPYLKEFLKETGIELTLPMYDGTEAKIKVWQIPYGKTSVYFLEAPPLTHVVYPSEEDAPSKQAHPGAWAEELRLKQSWLVGRGALALAKTLNFQPELIVQSETPTLFANHRLAQDAFQQDPFFENTRYIFNDHTPMEYAHPIWSRKAITRLKLDASAYVPPPALVGLPAGHTSASDKGDIDITRLLVGSVEGAFGVSQKHGRVMREMPSLKGYNDKIESITNGVYTPYWQAPEYQTAAALSDDALIQLKEKKKTELLDWVWRHYGLWHTWKEQVQGKTVVLWTRRITGYKRMDLLWTICKDANFKRQFLETDIVLFIGGRIHQHDDQAQTTVYNLLDLIALDKMLQERIVFLDNFNVWMAPHLFQGADAAIMLADDGREASATGFMKAQINGEIIIATEDGAIPESVTFMGREKQGQVPNGIEVRYWHGHPTTDELLRALKTLKHALKDPAHHAAMFRSALAAQSMVSVERTVTDTLALYQRVMERPLAISTAQPQPSL